From the genome of Neomonachus schauinslandi chromosome 1, ASM220157v2, whole genome shotgun sequence:
cccACAGGGCCCACCGTTCATGGAGAGCCTGCCAGAGAACAGGCCCCTAGTGTGGAGCCTGGCCGTGTCGCTCCTGGCCATCGTGGGCCTGCTCCTTGGCTCCTCGCCTGACTTCAACAGTCAGTTTGGCCTCGTGGACATCCCCGTGGAGGTGAGTGGCCCCGTGGGTGTGGCCCCAGGACTCAGCCTGGGCCCATCTGCAGGCACCCAGCTCACCAGTGCTCCTTGCCCCGCAGTTCAAGCTCGTCATCGCCCAGGTCCTGCTCCTGGACTTCTGCCTGGCGCTCCTGGCCGACCGTGTCCTGCAGTTCTTCCTGGGGACCCCGAAGCTGAAAGTGCCTTCCTGAGATGGCAGTGCCGGCACTTGCTACCCATGTCGGTGCCACTGGGCAGGAGCCCCAAGAGGGAGCACTGCTCCCGTGGCGAGGCAGGCCCGGCCTTGCCGCCAGGACTGAGCTGAGCTGGGACCACCCCACAGCCACCTGAGGGCCTGGCTGGCAGAACCAGCCCTGGGCCGGCCCCTTTGGTAAATAAAGCCGCATCCACCGTTTTAAGCAGCTCTGCCTCCACCTCTGTCTGCACCACTGAACGGGTCACGATGGGGCTGTGCGGTCACCAAGCAGGGTCCTGGCACCCTCCCCAGGAGCCGTGAGGTTATTAACGACAGCCCCTGGGACCCAGATATTCAGCTCTTAGATGGGCTGAGCTCCAGCCCCAGAGACTTGTGCATATTTCGTAATTTGACAAGCACCTCCCTATTTCTGTGGTCTCTCAGACTGATGTTCTGGTCTCTTAGGCACTGGTGGAAGGTTTTAGGATCAATGGCATTTTCTTCTGTTCAGTAATATGTGAAATAACAGCACTCCTTCCTCTCGTGGTGTGTTAGATGTGAGGAAGTTCAATCCAGATCGTTGCAGATGTTAACTGGGGTCACACTTGAGGGGACCCTGTGCCATTCATCATCTCCTGTCAGCCCAGCTTTGCAACCTGACTCCGCCCTTGTGCTGACACCGTCCTTCCTTTCAGAGGTCGCGTACTCCTTGCAACTGAGGAGTTTGTGGGAGTAGGCTGCATGAGAGCAGAGTTATGGCCATGGGAGATTTCCCTGCCTTCTCAACAGCTAAGAACTTTAGAAAGCAAAGTtataaacttgtttttatttatttagagagagcatgggtaGGGGTatggatgggagagggagaaacaggctccctacagggaacctgatgtggggcttgatcccaggaccctgggatcatgacttgagctgaaggcagatgcgtaactgactgatTAACCAGGCGCCCTGTAAATCTGTCTTTCAAACTAGAAATTCCACTAGGGGTATGGGTGCATTTTTATAACTTTGACAAGCTGCATGTGAAAATCTCAGGCCTGGTACCCAGGCCCAGCCTACAAGACAACCTCTACCTCCCTGCTGATCCGTGAGGGGCTCACCACCCTTTCCCATCTTCACGCCTTGGTCATCCTCAGCAGTCTGTCCGTGTCCAGCTTCCCCATCAGGAGGAGTGTGGACCACAGCCCAAGGAAAGCCCTGGGTTCCAAAGCAGGGAAAGGGCAGGGACCATCTGTGAATGCCTGTGAGTCTCACATGGGCCCTGAGCACAGACTAAGGTGTATGGAAGTGTAGGGGTGCCAGAACCCACCGGGCAGAGGGGCTGTTGTGATCACTTGGAATCCCTGAGACAATTTGAGGTAACGGGGAGGCAAGAACTCTGGCCTTGGGATTTGTTTCCTGGGAATGATACTTGGGGTGCTCAGGGCAGAGATCTGTGATCCCCTGCTTGAGAGAGGTGCTAGGGGCCCTTCTGGCTGTACTCTAATGAGGGCTTCAAGAGTCTGATGCAGCTTCCAAGGTCACTGGGGCTGCCCCAGACCAGGGGTCTCCAGCCCTAGAGCATTGGGGGAACTTAAGATGCCACTGGAATAAGGCCTGCCATCAGGCCTCTCCACCAGGGGGCACCATGGATCCAGTGGAGCCTGTATGGGTTCAGGGGTCCAAGAGGCCCCTGGGCAGGGAAGTCGCTGCGTCGCGGAGTGTAGAAGATTCAGGGACAGGCGCCCTGGAGAGTGAGTGTGCTGGGGCTTTGGAGCCGCGCAAAGATCTGGCGAGGAGAACCCTGGCTGGCATGGAGCCATGAGGTGTCCAGGTCTGGGATGGTCGCACTAGAATCCCTGGACCCACAGCATCTCCCGAGTCTCGGTCAGGGCGCGTAGAGCCTCGGGGCGTGGCCAATCGGCCGAGGTGtagccgggggcggggcctctgctgagcaggggcgTGTTTGATCGCGGGGCGTAGCCTGCGCTGGGCGGGGCTACGCGGAACCCGGGCGGCGGCTGCCGCGGCAGGAAATCGGGGCAAGGCCCCGCCAGCGCGAGATCCCATCCCAGTCCCGGTCCCCGCCGAGAGATCCTCGGACCGGGCCATGGACGCAGCAGAGCCGGGTAGGCGGTCCGGGAAATGGGATCCGAGAGGGACCTCCCCCAACCGTACCCCACTTCCTAAATTGAGTGGTCTCGCCTGTCCCTTTCCGTTCAGAGAGCGGGGAAAGGAGTCTCGAATGGGAGGGACGCGGGCATCCTCCACTGTGAGGACCCCCAAGCCGAGAGGGGCCCAGAACATCATtccctcgccccctcccccttTGGAGTCTTCACCCCGgatgcctgggggagggggcccaggaAGGGGAAGTGGCCGCTTCTGCTTCTGATATTTGTGATGGGGGCAGGGTGTCATGACCGCTGATGGAGAGGGCAACACGGCAGACTCCCCACTCGGCTCCTCCATAGTCAGGGGAGGGGGCATTGCTGATCTGGGCTCCCTAGAAGGGGGGCTGTGGCAGAAATGTGGCAAGGTCTGACTTGTATTTCCGGCTGTCTTTGTGTCTCTGCTGTGTATGTCGAGTGTCATTCGACCTTTATGTTCCTCTGGTTTCAGTCTGCCCCTATGTGTTTGTGCCACAGGCTCTGTGCCGGTCTCTCCCACGTGTATTTCCATCTGTCTGGCCTGAGGTCCATGTGGTTCCATTGTCAAGCTGGCTCTCTCCCCAGGGACAGTGTGGCTGCATCTGGGGCATCTGTTTTGTCGCTTTGCTTCTGGGcccatgtgtgtgtgggtgtctCTGTTCCTCTAAGCAGCTGTCTCTGTGTTGGGTTGTGCCTGAGTCCATCTGCCTGCCCTGAGTGGCTTCACCCCCAGGCCACACTGCCTCAGTCCTGACTCTGACACCCGCCCCCCTCCCACACTCTGTACAGGTCCAgaacactctctgtctctctctccccaacctcCAAACAACTGGCTAAGGGCCTAGGTGTCGGTGCCTCAGTGGGTGGAGGGAGGCTTTGATTGGCCCATGTAtgacactcccctcccccagggctaCCCCTGGCTCCAGAGAGCAGGAAGAGGTACAGTGACATCTTCCGGAGCCTGGACAACCTCGAGATCTCCCTGGGGAACGTGTGAGTCTGAGCCTGGGCCACCCCCAAATCCCTAACCATTTAGGTGCCTCATTAGGAACCTATAACATCTGGGTCCACTTACCTAATAACCTGAGAATCTAAGATGGGTCCTTCCAAAACACCTGAAAAATCCCAAAATTCAGCCCTCCAAAACCACTGGAAATCCCTAAAATGGTCCTAGTACCCCCATATATCCTTGTGACTCCTTAAACATTTGAGATCCTTATAATCCCACTCTGTGAACCCCAGATTCACCTGGGACCTTTCAAACTCTCTcaagttccattaaaaaaaacgAACTGCACCtggtcctccccctgccccccaaaccaCTCAGACCTCCCAGATACAAGAGATGTCACAGAGGTGATATCCAGGACCATCACTCACACTGCCCTGGGGGTCCCCAACACCCCTAAGCAAGACAGACTGGGTGGAGGGTGGCATCCTTACACCATTACCTCCCAGGACCCTTGAGATGCTGCCTGGAGACCCCGTGCTCTCAGGAGACCCAGAGTCTGACAAGACCTCCACAGCCACTGAGGTGAAGGGCGGGACGAAGGAGGGCGGGAGGAGGGCATCTCCAGGGGGAGGGGCTCTAGGGGGTTGAAGCCCCTGCTCTGCTTGCTCCTGAAtgctgtctccctccccctcagacCAGGGAAACCAGACTTTGGAGTGGCTCCTCCCTGGAGGGTCCTGCGCCCCTTACAGGTAGGCGGCTTTGAGGAGGGGTTCGGGGGAGTGGGGGCAGAAAGGAGCCCTTCTTCAGCTAGTCATCACCCCCTGCCTGTTCCGCACACCAGGGACACGACAGTACACACGAAAGAGCtgagcccctgccctcagggagccctcAGTCTGGGTGGAGAATCAGTATAAAATTGCAACCTGGACAAGATCATAAAGGGGTATTTGGGGGAGCCATAGAGTGTAGAATAGGGGTCACTGGTCTGGTCGGTCTTGGGGCTCAGGGAAAGCTGCCACAGAAGGTCAGAGTTCAGAAGTCAGAGGtccaccctcctgccccaggggaAGAACTGGACTTGCGGCTCATTCGGACCACGGGGGGCGTGGATGCAGCTCTGGATTATGCCAAGACCTGGAGCCGCTATGCCAAGGAGCTGCTGGCCTGGACGGAGAAGAGAGCCAGCCTTGGTGAGGGCCCCTTCTGCCCGGCCCCAGGCCTCAGGCAGTGCCCACACCCTGCCCAACTCAGACCCCTGCTGTCTCCCCCCAGAGCTAGAATTTGCCAAAAGCATCATGAAGATCGCCGAGGCTGGCAAGGTGTCAATCCACCAGCAGGTAGCCATGACCAGACCCCTCCAGAACCTCAGCCCTGACCCCCTAGATCCTCAGCATCCTCCAAcaccaaccctccccccccccccccccccccccccccccccccgccccccagagccACATGCCACTGCAATACATCTACACCCTGTTTCTGGAACACGACCTCAGCCTGGGAGCCCTGGCCATGGAAACAGTGGCCCAGCAGAAAAGAGATTACTACCAGGTGACGGGGCCCTGCTGCATGCACTCTTCCATTCACACCTCCCCAGGAGAAGGCACTTACCATCAGTGccattttgctgatgaggaagctgaggcaaaGGGATGCTGAGGAACTTGCCCAGGGTTACCCAGCAGAGATTCAAACCAGGCTTCCTGTGCAAGTGCAAAACTGCTTCTGTTTGTTTGCAGGACTTGAGCCGGGGCAAGGCGCTGAGTGTTCCCAGGAAGAGAGCTTTGGCATCTCTGGGTCCAGGCTTTAGAAAGGATGAGGTGGAGAGCCGGTGGGTGGGTGAGAGTGCACACCCGGGAGAGGGTCCAGAGGATGAAAGGCATATGGTAGCGAGGAGCGGAAAGACCGGGTGGCCCTGAGGCAACACCCCCATCTGTCCTCCttgccagcccctggcagccaaaCGAAATGAGATTGAGAAGTGGCGGAAGGAGTTTAAGGAGCAGTGGTTGAAAGAGCAGAAGCGGATGGTGAGTCCCGGCAGGGTGGGTAGGTGCGCACCCGCTGGGCTGgcggagcagaggaagaggctctgatctgtccctgcccccaccccccacggccCCAGAATGACGCAGTGCAGGCTCTGCGGAGGGCCCAGCTCCAGTATGTACAGCGCAGCGAGGACCTGTGGGTTCGCTCCCAGGCGTCTCCCGAGGACCCGGCACCCCAGGCCTCGCCGGGGCCCAGCAAACAGCAGGAGCGGCGGCGGCGATCTCGAGAGGAGGCCCAGGCCAAGGTGGGGACCCGGCCCGGAGCCCCCCCAGCGCTTCGGCGCACCCCGCCCCACACTGTCCCACATGTGCCCGGGCCCTGGTTTCTCCAGGTGCAGGAGGCCATGGCGCTGTACCAGACCTGCGTCCGCGACGCCAACGTGCGGCAGCAAGACCTGGAGGCCGCCAAGCAGCGGATCGTGTCGCATGTGCGCAAGCTGGTGCTGCAGGGGGACGAAGTGCTGAGGCGGGTGAGACCCTTTCCCACTGCCGCCCCATATTCTCCTTTGGCCCCAGCTGAGGGCCCTGTGCCCCTAACCCGTCCCCAGAGCTTAGGACTCCTCCCTAGACAGCCAGTTTCCACCCTCAGTCCCTGACCACACCTCAGCCTCGGCGCCACCCCCATGGGgtcctgtctcccccacccccacccctccaagcCAGGCTCTGACCACGCCCCCCAGCTGCTTCTCATTGCTCGCCCCGCCCCCAAACCGTGGCCGCACTGGTGTCTCTAAAGGTCAGGCTCCGCCCCTCTCTCACTGCAGTTTGcgctccccacccccgccgcaGGTGACCCTGGGACTGTTTGGGCTTCGAGGGGCGCAGGCCGAGCGTGGCCCCCGCGCCTTCGCCGCCCTGGCGGAGTGCTGTGAGCCCTTCGAGCCCGGCCAGCGCTACCAGGAGTTCGTGAGGGTGCTGCAGCCCGAGGCCCCACCACCCGCTCCGCCTGCCTTCTCCTTCCAGGAGTTCCTGCCCACTGCGCACAGGTGGGCCTCCCCCCAGCAGCGGGGTCAGAAATGAGCCCCAGAGACAGTTGCAGGCTGTTGGCACCACCACGCTGAGTACTTGGGGGTCAGAAAACTCAAAGCCTCAGTTCTTGGATTTAGTCCGCAAGGCTCTTGTGGGGGTGGGTATTCCAGTTCTGGGAGAGTCCGAACTTTAGGGTTACTGCACTACTGGGTGCTCACTGGTGTGCTTGGAGTTGGGTCCTCCTAGATGCAATGCATAGGTGATGTCATCCCGGAGCAGTTTCCTGGTCCTCAGAGCCCTCAAACCACTCCTTTCAGCTCTCCCCTGGACTCAAGAAAGAAgctctcctgccccccaccccctcggcTGGATGAAAGTGCAGCGGAGGCAGGCCCTTGGGCCGAGGCAGGCTGGCAGGGTGAGCGAAGTGAGGGGGCAGCGGGAGTGGTGCCGGGGCTTGGGTCAGTCCTAATTGACCTGTTCCCTCCTAGGAACTCCAGGCCCGACTCCAGGCAGCGACATGGACAGTGTGGGCGGTGGCAGCGAGTCTCGGTCCCTGGACTCTCCCACTTCCAGCCCAGGTGGGGCCAGGACCCGGCCCTAACCCATTCCCTACCTATAACTCTCCTCTAGACACTGGCCAGGCTCTGACCCTCCATCTCTAACCTATCATTTGACCTCTGATCTACCTGCACCCCTGACCTATTTTCCTCGTCCTCTGATCCATTCTCTTGAGCCAATTTCTGAACCACTCCCCAGATTGCTGACCCCATTCTCCAACCCCCAATCTCTGACCTGACTTCCCTCCTGACCTCTAACCCTTTTCCCAAGGGCATCTGTGGGTGGTTCTGGAAAGCCTAAAAACCAGGAATATCTCCTTAGCCCTGGAGCTTCCCCGTGACCCCTGTGATCCCCAACCTCTGTGACCCTCTGCCTCTAGGCTCTGGCACAAGGCGGTTGGTGAAGGTCTCATCCACAGGCACCGAATCCTCAGATGACTTTGAGGAGCGAGACCCTGGTGAGGCTGGAAGCaggtggggtagggtggggggtgGACCAGGCACCCCTGACCCTGTGTCCCCACAGACCTGGTAGATGGGCTGGAGAACGGTCTAGGAAGCCCCTTCAGGAAGTGGACGCTGTCCAGCGCGGCCCAGACCCACCGGCTGCGGCGGCTTCGGGGCCCAGCCAAGTGCCGCGAGTGTGAAGCCTTCATGGTCAGCGGGACCGAGTGCGAGGAGGTGTGGCCTGGGCCCGTCAACCAATGACCTCTCTGACCCCAGTGACCTCCCTGACCCCAGGCACCTCCCCAACCTGAAATCTCTTATGACCTTTCTGCCCTTGGGACATGCTCTGATCTAATGATGTCCTATGAGTCCCCTGTCCCCTGAGGATCCCTCTGACCTCTCTTCCCCCACTGACCCCTGATGACCTCCCTGACCCTATGACCTCCCCCTCAGTGCTTTCTGACCTGTCACAAGCGCTGCCTGGAGACTCTACTGATCCTCTGTGGACACAGGCGGCTCCCAGCCCGGACATCCCTCTTTGGGGTCGACTTCCTGCAGCTGCCCAGGGACTTCCCGGAGGAGGTGCCCTTTGTGATAACCAAGTGCACGGCCGAGATAGAACAGCGTGCCCTGGGTGTGCAGGTGCTGCCTTGACTCTTGACCACCCCCAGTAGTGACCCAGCCCTCCTGATAGCCAGGTTCGTGAGCCAGATGTCtattccctgcccctgccccgcagGGCATTTATCGGGTCAGCGGGTCCCGGGTCCGTGTGGAGCGGCTGTGCCAGGCTTTTGAGAATGGTCGAGCATTGGTGGACATGTCAGGAAACTCGCCTCATGATGTCTCGAGTGTTCTCAAGAGATTCCTCCAGGAGGTGGGTACTCAGTGGCTCAGGGGTAGGGGTCGGGCGGGCTCAGGCTGAGGACCCTCTGCAGCCCACCCACACCCATGTCCCTCCCGCCATTCCACCCCCAGCTCACTGACCCCGTGGTCCCCTTCCACCTCTACGACGCCTTCATCTCTCTGGCTAAGACCCTGCATGCAGACCCTGGGCACAACCCTgggacccccagccccagccctgaggTTATCCGCTCGCTGAAGACCCTCTTGGTGCAGCTGCCTGCCTCTAACTACAGCACCCTGCGGCACCTGGTGGCCCATCTGTTCAGGTGTGCACTGTCCCTGACCTTGAAATGTGACTTCTGACCTGAGGCACGGATCTGTGGCCCCGTCCGTGGACATATGACTACTGACCTCTGGGACTGACCCCTGACACTGACTTCTGATCATGCATGTGTTTTCTGAGCTCTGAATTTTAATACATGATTCTAGACTTTGGGAGCTGACCCCTGATCTCCATTGCCAGGCATGTAGCTGCCGGTCTCCAACAAGGCCTGGGACCACTTACCCGTGACTTGGGCAGGTTGCCATGAGCCTGGCCTATAGCTCCTATCTGGTGGCCAGTGACCATGCATTCCATGCTCTGATCTTTTTCCTCATACCATCCCCAGGGTGGCTGCACAGTTTGAGGAAAACAAGATGTCTGCCAACAACCTGGGCATTGTGTTTGGGCCAACGCTGCTGCGGCCACCGGACGGTCCAGGGGCAGCTGGTGCTGGCCCTGTCACCTGCCTACTAGACTCTGGGCACCAGGCCCAGCTCATCGAGGTCCTCATTGTATACTACGAGCAAATCTTTGGGATGGACGACCTCCCCGTGGCCACTGAGCCCCCGCCTCAAGACCCCAGTCCAAACCCTGGGCCCCTCATAAACAACAACCCCCAGCCACTGCCCTCCTACCTTGCTCCAGATCCCCTGTCCCCAGTTCTAGCCTTGGACTCCGACCCAGACCCTGAGCCCCACGGTACCTTGGAGAAGCATCCTGAGGCCACGCCTCCTGAGGTAGGAACCCACTGGGCCCACAGACATGGGGAGGGCCTTCTCTCCATTTAACCCTCTCActctcctgtcttccttccttcctttgccttgaaatttttctctttcattctctctccctaaaaGTGAGGAATGGAGTGGTGGGTAATAATAACGGAGGTAATGAGGAATGACAGGGTACAGCTCTGCAGAGTTACTAATGTAGGTGatcatttattccttcaacagaatatttattgaacacttactatgtaccaagcatTGTTGTAGTAGGCATTACAAATACATCAGTGAGTAAATTATTCAGAGACCCCATCCTTTTGGTGACTGCATTTTAGTGGGAAAGAAACCAATGACAAATAAGA
Proteins encoded in this window:
- the LOC110574547 gene encoding GEM-interacting protein isoform X1 produces the protein MDAAEPGLPLAPESRKRYSDIFRSLDNLEISLGNVTLEMLPGDPVLSGDPESDKTSTATETRETRLWSGSSLEGPAPLTGEELDLRLIRTTGGVDAALDYAKTWSRYAKELLAWTEKRASLELEFAKSIMKIAEAGKVSIHQQSHMPLQYIYTLFLEHDLSLGALAMETVAQQKRDYYQPLAAKRNEIEKWRKEFKEQWLKEQKRMNDAVQALRRAQLQYVQRSEDLWVRSQASPEDPAPQASPGPSKQQERRRRSREEAQAKVQEAMALYQTCVRDANVRQQDLEAAKQRIVSHVRKLVLQGDEVLRRVTLGLFGLRGAQAERGPRAFAALAECCEPFEPGQRYQEFVRVLQPEAPPPAPPAFSFQEFLPTAHSSPLDSRKKLSCPPPPRLDESAAEAGPWAEAGWQGTPGPTPGSDMDSVGGGSESRSLDSPTSSPGSGTRRLVKVSSTGTESSDDFEERDPDLVDGLENGLGSPFRKWTLSSAAQTHRLRRLRGPAKCRECEAFMVSGTECEECFLTCHKRCLETLLILCGHRRLPARTSLFGVDFLQLPRDFPEEVPFVITKCTAEIEQRALGVQGIYRVSGSRVRVERLCQAFENGRALVDMSGNSPHDVSSVLKRFLQELTDPVVPFHLYDAFISLAKTLHADPGHNPGTPSPSPEVIRSLKTLLVQLPASNYSTLRHLVAHLFRVAAQFEENKMSANNLGIVFGPTLLRPPDGPGAAGAGPVTCLLDSGHQAQLIEVLIVYYEQIFGMDDLPVATEPPPQDPSPNPGPLINNNPQPLPSYLAPDPLSPVLALDSDPDPEPHGTLEKHPEATPPEIPTPQSDQREVAEDTKEEGGEVSSQGPEDSLLGTQSRGHFSRQPVKYPRGGVRPVTHQLSSLAQVASKLSEETPVTSVTRGSLRRRGPGPAAASSSPEGSPLRRTPLPKHFEITQETARLLSKLHHEAVPKATCCPDPQPEEAEDHL
- the LOC110574547 gene encoding GEM-interacting protein isoform X2; this translates as MDAAEPGLPLAPESRKRYSDIFRSLDNLEISLGNVTLEMLPGDPVLSGDPESDKTSTATETRETRLWSGSSLEGPAPLTGEELDLRLIRTTGGVDAALDYAKTWSRYAKELLAWTEKRASLELEFAKSIMKIAEAGKVSIHQQSHMPLQYIYTLFLEHDLSLGALAMETVAQQKRDYYQPLAAKRNEIEKWRKEFKEQWLKEQKRMNDAVQALRRAQLQYVQRSEDLWVRSQASPEDPAPQASPGPSKQQERRRRSREEAQAKVQEAMALYQTCVRDANVRQQDLEAAKQRIVSHVRKLVLQGDEVLRRVTLGLFGLRGAQAERGPRAFAALAECCEPFEPGQRYQEFVRVLQPEAPPPAPPAFSFQEFLPTAHSSPLDSRKKLSCPPPPRLDESAAEAGPWAEAGWQGTPGPTPGSDMDSVGGGSESRSLDSPTSSPDLVDGLENGLGSPFRKWTLSSAAQTHRLRRLRGPAKCRECEAFMVSGTECEECFLTCHKRCLETLLILCGHRRLPARTSLFGVDFLQLPRDFPEEVPFVITKCTAEIEQRALGVQGIYRVSGSRVRVERLCQAFENGRALVDMSGNSPHDVSSVLKRFLQELTDPVVPFHLYDAFISLAKTLHADPGHNPGTPSPSPEVIRSLKTLLVQLPASNYSTLRHLVAHLFRVAAQFEENKMSANNLGIVFGPTLLRPPDGPGAAGAGPVTCLLDSGHQAQLIEVLIVYYEQIFGMDDLPVATEPPPQDPSPNPGPLINNNPQPLPSYLAPDPLSPVLALDSDPDPEPHGTLEKHPEATPPEIPTPQSDQREVAEDTKEEGGEVSSQGPEDSLLGTQSRGHFSRQPVKYPRGGVRPVTHQLSSLAQVASKLSEETPVTSVTRGSLRRRGPGPAAASSSPEGSPLRRTPLPKHFEITQETARLLSKLHHEAVPKATCCPDPQPEEAEDHL
- the LOC110574547 gene encoding GEM-interacting protein isoform X3 encodes the protein MDAAEPGLPLAPESRKRYSDIFRSLDNLEISLGNVTLEMLPGDPVLSGDPESDKTSTATETRETRLWSGSSLEGPAPLTGEELDLRLIRTTGGVDAALDYAKTWSRYAKELLAWTEKRASLELEFAKSIMKIAEAGKVSIHQQSHMPLQYIYTLFLEHDLSLGALAMETVAQQKRDYYQPLAAKRNEIEKWRKEFKEQWLKEQKRMNDAVQALRRAQLQYVQRSEDLWVRSQASPEDPAPQASPGPSKQQERRRRSREEAQAKVQEAMALYQTCVRDANVRQQDLEAAKQRIVSHVRKLVLQGDEVLRRVTLGLFGLRGAQAERGPRAFAALAECCEPFEPGQRYQEFVRVLQPEAPPPAPPAFSFQEFLPTAHSSPLDSRKKLSCPPPPRLDESAAEAGPWAEAGWQGPTPGSDMDSVGGGSESRSLDSPTSSPDLVDGLENGLGSPFRKWTLSSAAQTHRLRRLRGPAKCRECEAFMVSGTECEECFLTCHKRCLETLLILCGHRRLPARTSLFGVDFLQLPRDFPEEVPFVITKCTAEIEQRALGVQGIYRVSGSRVRVERLCQAFENGRALVDMSGNSPHDVSSVLKRFLQELTDPVVPFHLYDAFISLAKTLHADPGHNPGTPSPSPEVIRSLKTLLVQLPASNYSTLRHLVAHLFRVAAQFEENKMSANNLGIVFGPTLLRPPDGPGAAGAGPVTCLLDSGHQAQLIEVLIVYYEQIFGMDDLPVATEPPPQDPSPNPGPLINNNPQPLPSYLAPDPLSPVLALDSDPDPEPHGTLEKHPEATPPEIPTPQSDQREVAEDTKEEGGEVSSQGPEDSLLGTQSRGHFSRQPVKYPRGGVRPVTHQLSSLAQVASKLSEETPVTSVTRGSLRRRGPGPAAASSSPEGSPLRRTPLPKHFEITQETARLLSKLHHEAVPKATCCPDPQPEEAEDHL